In Dromiciops gliroides isolate mDroGli1 chromosome 4, mDroGli1.pri, whole genome shotgun sequence, one DNA window encodes the following:
- the RPS18 gene encoding 40S ribosomal protein S18, translated as MSLVIPEKFQHILRVLNTNIDGRRKIAFAITAIKGVGRRYAHVVLRKADIDLTKRAGELTEDEVERVITIMQNPRQYKIPDWFLNRQKDVKDGKYSQVLANGLDNKLREDLERLKKIRAHRGLRHFWGLRVRGQHTKTTGRRGRTVGVSKKK; from the exons ATG TCTCTTGTAATCCCCGAGAAGTTCCAGCACATTTTGAGAGTGCTCAACACCAACATTGATGGACGGCGGAAAATAGCTTTTGCCATCACAGCCATCAAG GGTGTGGGTCGAAGATATGCCCATGTAGTACTGAGAAAAGCAGACATTGACCTCACTAAGAGGGCTGGTGAGCTCACTGAAGATGAG GTGGAGCGTGTGATCACCATCATGCAGAATCCTCGACAATACAAGATTCCAGACTGGTTCCTCAACAGGCAGAAGGATGTAAAGGATGGAAAATATAGCCAG GTTCTGGCCAATGGTCTGGACAATAAGCTTCGTGAGGATCTGGAGCGACTGAAGAAGATTCGGGCACATCGTGGGCTTCGACACTTCTGGGG TCTCCGAGTCCGGGGCCAGCACACCAAGACTACAGGCCGCAGGGGTCGCACTGTGGGTGTGTCCAAGAAGAAGTAA
- the B3GALT4 gene encoding beta-1,3-galactosyltransferase 4 isoform X1 encodes MTRRRGGCTSLTATQPWSQDLGHQGTADKVTTKSESVPLTMSTCLLHPRCILLASLAFLCVWAIFGPSGLRKDFSFIPPMPAPAAPGPPLSLPHLLIPNVGVCRGSSSQLFLLILVSTAPEHQEQRDAIRASWGGLRELQGHLIRTLFVLGEPDDRWENIKEVLKWEAQVEGDIVQAAFMDSYRNLTLKTLSGLAWAARYCPDVRYVLKTDDDVYINVPGLVAELNQRGKDLKQDLQQRNAKGDGIVQGDRIAKTEEKKIEGAHKLYPPVPHLYLGHIHWRVYPTRLQGSRHQVSEIQWPSARGPFPPYGSGTGYVLSAPVLRLILKAAGSVPLIPVEDVFVGVIAKRVGVAPTHSSRIAGAARYPIDRCCFGRILLTSHHMQPWEMKNAWELVRGSSGNEDIPLCSWLQETLGMLRCRMLNWWYD; translated from the exons ATGACGAGGAGACGAGGCGGGTGCACATCACTGACAGCAACGCAACCATGGAGCCAGGATTTAGGGCATCAAGGTACTGCAGACAAG GTCACTACCAAATCTGAATCTGTGCCCCTCACCATGTCCACCTGCCTCCTCCATCCACGATGCATCCTCCTAGCATCTTTGGCATTCTTGTGTGTCTGGGCCATCTTTGGTCCCTCTGGGCTAAGGAAAGACTTCTCCTTCATTCCCCCAATGCCAGCCCCAGCTGCACCTGGGCCCCCACTCTCCTTGCCCCACCTTCTGATCCCTAACGTAGGGGTTTGCAGAGGTTCTAGCTCCCAACTTTTCCTTCTGATCCTAGTGAGCACTGCACCTGAGCATCAAGAGCAGAGGGATGCTATTCGAGCCTCCTGGGGGGGTCTTCGGGAACTCCAGGGTCACTTGATCCGGACACTCTTCGTACTGGGGGAACCCGATGATCGTTGGGAAAACATTAAGGAAGTACTGAAATGGGAAGCACAGGTTGAGGGCGATATCGTGCAGGCCGCTTTCATGGACTCTTATCGAAACCTTACCCTGAAAACCTTAAGTGGCCTAGCATGGGCAGCCAGGTACTGCCCCGATGTCCGCTACGTCCTCAAGACTGACGATGATGTCTATATCAACGTCCCTGGCCTCGTGGCTGAACTTAACCAAAGAGGAAAGGACCTGAAACAGGATTTGCAACAGAGAAATGCTAAAGGAGATGGGATTGTTCAAGGGGACAGGATTGCcaaaactgaagagaaaaaaatagagggtgccCATAAACTGTACCCTCCCGTACCCCACCTATACCTTGGCCATATCCACTGGAGAGTGTACCCCACCCGCTTGCAGGGGAGCCGACATCAGGTTTCAGAAATACAGTGGCCTTCTGCTCGGGGTCCCTTCCCCCCATATGGTTCAGGCACCGGCTACGTGTTGTCAGCCCCAGTCCTGAGACTTATTCTGAAGGCAGCTGGTAGTGTGCCTCTGATACCAGTAGAGGACGTTTTTGTTGGGGTGATTGCCAAGAGGGTGGGAGTTGCCCCCACCCATAGCTCTCGGATAGCAGGGGCTGCTCGATATCCCATTGACCGTTGCTGCTTTGGGAGGATATTATTAACTTCTCACCACATGCAGCCCTGGGAGATGAAGAATGCCTGGGAGCTTGTGAGGGGCTCCTCAGGGAATGAGGACATACCACTTTGCTCCTGGCTTCAGGAAACTCTGGGAATGCTGAGATGTCGGATGCTGAACTGGTGGTATGACTGA
- the B3GALT4 gene encoding beta-1,3-galactosyltransferase 4 isoform X3, which produces MTRRRGGCTSLTATQPWSQDLGHQVSTAPEHQEQRDAIRASWGGLRELQGHLIRTLFVLGEPDDRWENIKEVLKWEAQVEGDIVQAAFMDSYRNLTLKTLSGLAWAARYCPDVRYVLKTDDDVYINVPGLVAELNQRGKDLKQDLQQRNAKGDGIVQGDRIAKTEEKKIEGAHKLYPPVPHLYLGHIHWRVYPTRLQGSRHQVSEIQWPSARGPFPPYGSGTGYVLSAPVLRLILKAAGSVPLIPVEDVFVGVIAKRVGVAPTHSSRIAGAARYPIDRCCFGRILLTSHHMQPWEMKNAWELVRGSSGNEDIPLCSWLQETLGMLRCRMLNWWYD; this is translated from the exons ATGACGAGGAGACGAGGCGGGTGCACATCACTGACAGCAACGCAACCATGGAGCCAGGATTTAGGGCATCAAG TGAGCACTGCACCTGAGCATCAAGAGCAGAGGGATGCTATTCGAGCCTCCTGGGGGGGTCTTCGGGAACTCCAGGGTCACTTGATCCGGACACTCTTCGTACTGGGGGAACCCGATGATCGTTGGGAAAACATTAAGGAAGTACTGAAATGGGAAGCACAGGTTGAGGGCGATATCGTGCAGGCCGCTTTCATGGACTCTTATCGAAACCTTACCCTGAAAACCTTAAGTGGCCTAGCATGGGCAGCCAGGTACTGCCCCGATGTCCGCTACGTCCTCAAGACTGACGATGATGTCTATATCAACGTCCCTGGCCTCGTGGCTGAACTTAACCAAAGAGGAAAGGACCTGAAACAGGATTTGCAACAGAGAAATGCTAAAGGAGATGGGATTGTTCAAGGGGACAGGATTGCcaaaactgaagagaaaaaaatagagggtgccCATAAACTGTACCCTCCCGTACCCCACCTATACCTTGGCCATATCCACTGGAGAGTGTACCCCACCCGCTTGCAGGGGAGCCGACATCAGGTTTCAGAAATACAGTGGCCTTCTGCTCGGGGTCCCTTCCCCCCATATGGTTCAGGCACCGGCTACGTGTTGTCAGCCCCAGTCCTGAGACTTATTCTGAAGGCAGCTGGTAGTGTGCCTCTGATACCAGTAGAGGACGTTTTTGTTGGGGTGATTGCCAAGAGGGTGGGAGTTGCCCCCACCCATAGCTCTCGGATAGCAGGGGCTGCTCGATATCCCATTGACCGTTGCTGCTTTGGGAGGATATTATTAACTTCTCACCACATGCAGCCCTGGGAGATGAAGAATGCCTGGGAGCTTGTGAGGGGCTCCTCAGGGAATGAGGACATACCACTTTGCTCCTGGCTTCAGGAAACTCTGGGAATGCTGAGATGTCGGATGCTGAACTGGTGGTATGACTGA
- the B3GALT4 gene encoding beta-1,3-galactosyltransferase 4 isoform X4, with protein MEPGFRASRYCRQVSTAPEHQEQRDAIRASWGGLRELQGHLIRTLFVLGEPDDRWENIKEVLKWEAQVEGDIVQAAFMDSYRNLTLKTLSGLAWAARYCPDVRYVLKTDDDVYINVPGLVAELNQRGKDLKQDLQQRNAKGDGIVQGDRIAKTEEKKIEGAHKLYPPVPHLYLGHIHWRVYPTRLQGSRHQVSEIQWPSARGPFPPYGSGTGYVLSAPVLRLILKAAGSVPLIPVEDVFVGVIAKRVGVAPTHSSRIAGAARYPIDRCCFGRILLTSHHMQPWEMKNAWELVRGSSGNEDIPLCSWLQETLGMLRCRMLNWWYD; from the exons ATGGAGCCAGGATTTAGGGCATCAAGGTACTGCAGACAAG TGAGCACTGCACCTGAGCATCAAGAGCAGAGGGATGCTATTCGAGCCTCCTGGGGGGGTCTTCGGGAACTCCAGGGTCACTTGATCCGGACACTCTTCGTACTGGGGGAACCCGATGATCGTTGGGAAAACATTAAGGAAGTACTGAAATGGGAAGCACAGGTTGAGGGCGATATCGTGCAGGCCGCTTTCATGGACTCTTATCGAAACCTTACCCTGAAAACCTTAAGTGGCCTAGCATGGGCAGCCAGGTACTGCCCCGATGTCCGCTACGTCCTCAAGACTGACGATGATGTCTATATCAACGTCCCTGGCCTCGTGGCTGAACTTAACCAAAGAGGAAAGGACCTGAAACAGGATTTGCAACAGAGAAATGCTAAAGGAGATGGGATTGTTCAAGGGGACAGGATTGCcaaaactgaagagaaaaaaatagagggtgccCATAAACTGTACCCTCCCGTACCCCACCTATACCTTGGCCATATCCACTGGAGAGTGTACCCCACCCGCTTGCAGGGGAGCCGACATCAGGTTTCAGAAATACAGTGGCCTTCTGCTCGGGGTCCCTTCCCCCCATATGGTTCAGGCACCGGCTACGTGTTGTCAGCCCCAGTCCTGAGACTTATTCTGAAGGCAGCTGGTAGTGTGCCTCTGATACCAGTAGAGGACGTTTTTGTTGGGGTGATTGCCAAGAGGGTGGGAGTTGCCCCCACCCATAGCTCTCGGATAGCAGGGGCTGCTCGATATCCCATTGACCGTTGCTGCTTTGGGAGGATATTATTAACTTCTCACCACATGCAGCCCTGGGAGATGAAGAATGCCTGGGAGCTTGTGAGGGGCTCCTCAGGGAATGAGGACATACCACTTTGCTCCTGGCTTCAGGAAACTCTGGGAATGCTGAGATGTCGGATGCTGAACTGGTGGTATGACTGA
- the B3GALT4 gene encoding beta-1,3-galactosyltransferase 4 isoform X2, giving the protein MSTCLLHPRCILLASLAFLCVWAIFGPSGLRKDFSFIPPMPAPAAPGPPLSLPHLLIPNVGVCRGSSSQLFLLILVSTAPEHQEQRDAIRASWGGLRELQGHLIRTLFVLGEPDDRWENIKEVLKWEAQVEGDIVQAAFMDSYRNLTLKTLSGLAWAARYCPDVRYVLKTDDDVYINVPGLVAELNQRGKDLKQDLQQRNAKGDGIVQGDRIAKTEEKKIEGAHKLYPPVPHLYLGHIHWRVYPTRLQGSRHQVSEIQWPSARGPFPPYGSGTGYVLSAPVLRLILKAAGSVPLIPVEDVFVGVIAKRVGVAPTHSSRIAGAARYPIDRCCFGRILLTSHHMQPWEMKNAWELVRGSSGNEDIPLCSWLQETLGMLRCRMLNWWYD; this is encoded by the coding sequence ATGTCCACCTGCCTCCTCCATCCACGATGCATCCTCCTAGCATCTTTGGCATTCTTGTGTGTCTGGGCCATCTTTGGTCCCTCTGGGCTAAGGAAAGACTTCTCCTTCATTCCCCCAATGCCAGCCCCAGCTGCACCTGGGCCCCCACTCTCCTTGCCCCACCTTCTGATCCCTAACGTAGGGGTTTGCAGAGGTTCTAGCTCCCAACTTTTCCTTCTGATCCTAGTGAGCACTGCACCTGAGCATCAAGAGCAGAGGGATGCTATTCGAGCCTCCTGGGGGGGTCTTCGGGAACTCCAGGGTCACTTGATCCGGACACTCTTCGTACTGGGGGAACCCGATGATCGTTGGGAAAACATTAAGGAAGTACTGAAATGGGAAGCACAGGTTGAGGGCGATATCGTGCAGGCCGCTTTCATGGACTCTTATCGAAACCTTACCCTGAAAACCTTAAGTGGCCTAGCATGGGCAGCCAGGTACTGCCCCGATGTCCGCTACGTCCTCAAGACTGACGATGATGTCTATATCAACGTCCCTGGCCTCGTGGCTGAACTTAACCAAAGAGGAAAGGACCTGAAACAGGATTTGCAACAGAGAAATGCTAAAGGAGATGGGATTGTTCAAGGGGACAGGATTGCcaaaactgaagagaaaaaaatagagggtgccCATAAACTGTACCCTCCCGTACCCCACCTATACCTTGGCCATATCCACTGGAGAGTGTACCCCACCCGCTTGCAGGGGAGCCGACATCAGGTTTCAGAAATACAGTGGCCTTCTGCTCGGGGTCCCTTCCCCCCATATGGTTCAGGCACCGGCTACGTGTTGTCAGCCCCAGTCCTGAGACTTATTCTGAAGGCAGCTGGTAGTGTGCCTCTGATACCAGTAGAGGACGTTTTTGTTGGGGTGATTGCCAAGAGGGTGGGAGTTGCCCCCACCCATAGCTCTCGGATAGCAGGGGCTGCTCGATATCCCATTGACCGTTGCTGCTTTGGGAGGATATTATTAACTTCTCACCACATGCAGCCCTGGGAGATGAAGAATGCCTGGGAGCTTGTGAGGGGCTCCTCAGGGAATGAGGACATACCACTTTGCTCCTGGCTTCAGGAAACTCTGGGAATGCTGAGATGTCGGATGCTGAACTGGTGGTATGACTGA